A genomic window from Alkalihalobacillus sp. AL-G includes:
- a CDS encoding DUF4395 domain-containing protein, protein MMNEPQSIPRPLVRANQWTIFISVVLTWITGMEWILLVPLLSGILGFFFNFNPVIQIARKFLTRPLKDYVPEDKEQQQFNQAIAVILLSVGFISFLFGWLIAAYIATIMVALASFVAILGFCIGCFIRYRWLRYRHRKAQHHS, encoded by the coding sequence ATGATGAATGAACCACAGTCCATCCCTCGACCGCTCGTTCGTGCAAATCAGTGGACTATTTTTATATCAGTTGTTTTGACGTGGATTACTGGAATGGAGTGGATTTTACTTGTGCCATTACTTTCAGGTATACTTGGCTTTTTCTTTAATTTCAATCCGGTAATCCAGATTGCGAGGAAATTTTTAACCCGACCGTTGAAAGACTATGTTCCAGAAGATAAAGAACAGCAGCAGTTCAACCAAGCGATCGCTGTGATTTTACTTTCCGTCGGATTCATAAGCTTTCTCTTCGGTTGGTTGATTGCAGCCTACATTGCTACGATTATGGTTGCTTTAGCATCCTTTGTTGCCATTCTCGGATTTTGCATCGGCTGTTTCATCCGGTATCGCTGGCTAAGGTATCGTCACCGGAAAGCACAGCATCACTCGTAA
- a CDS encoding L-cystine transporter, whose product MWFIVLNILVMLVLILSLYSLQKKRVSFSKRVFAGLGLGIVFGLVLQAVYGATSDVLSDSIGWFNIVGRGYVQLLQMIVMPLVFISILSAFTKMKLKNNVGKISGWIIGILVGTTAIAAAVGIATTIGFDLEAIQIEQGDAETARSEQLEERSAAVADLTLPQQILSLIPENPFHDFTGARATSTIAIVIFAAIVGFAYLGVRRKNEEQADFFTKIVDTLHSIVMRIVTLIIRLTPYGVLALMTRVTATSDYNAIWKLGEFVVASYVALLIMFAIHLLLLTFFGLNPITYLKKVLPVLTFAFTSRTSAGTLPLNVRAQTQELGVSEGTANFAGSFGLSIGQNGCAGVYPAMLAVMIAPTVGVNPLSPSFIFTLIAVVAISSFGVAGVGGGATFAAILVLSAMNLPVGLAGLLISIEPLIDMGRTAVNVSGSMTAGVLTDKVTNGLDQSVYDTPTNHAEA is encoded by the coding sequence ATGTGGTTCATTGTGTTAAACATCCTTGTCATGCTTGTCCTGATTCTCAGCCTCTATTCTTTACAAAAGAAGCGTGTCTCGTTTTCAAAGCGTGTGTTTGCGGGATTAGGTCTAGGAATTGTTTTCGGTCTCGTGTTACAAGCGGTTTATGGGGCAACTTCAGATGTCTTGAGTGACTCGATCGGTTGGTTCAATATTGTCGGACGCGGATATGTTCAATTACTTCAAATGATCGTCATGCCGCTCGTTTTCATATCTATCCTTTCCGCGTTTACTAAAATGAAACTCAAAAACAACGTCGGCAAAATCAGTGGTTGGATCATCGGAATTTTGGTAGGGACGACTGCGATTGCTGCTGCAGTTGGTATTGCTACTACGATTGGCTTTGATTTGGAGGCAATTCAAATTGAACAGGGAGATGCCGAAACTGCTCGATCGGAGCAGCTGGAGGAAAGATCAGCTGCAGTTGCCGATTTAACGCTGCCGCAGCAAATATTAAGCTTGATCCCTGAAAATCCGTTCCATGACTTCACCGGGGCTAGGGCAACTTCAACGATTGCGATCGTGATCTTTGCAGCCATAGTCGGATTCGCTTACCTTGGTGTCCGCAGGAAAAATGAAGAGCAGGCAGATTTCTTTACCAAAATCGTTGATACCCTTCATTCGATTGTCATGAGAATCGTTACGTTAATCATACGACTTACTCCATATGGTGTTCTAGCGTTGATGACACGCGTCACAGCAACGAGTGATTATAATGCAATTTGGAAGCTGGGAGAGTTTGTTGTTGCGTCATATGTGGCATTACTGATCATGTTTGCAATCCATTTATTGCTGCTGACATTCTTCGGATTAAACCCGATCACCTACCTGAAAAAAGTGTTGCCTGTCCTTACGTTCGCCTTTACATCGCGTACGAGTGCAGGAACCTTGCCACTTAATGTTCGTGCTCAAACACAAGAGCTTGGTGTATCGGAAGGAACTGCAAATTTCGCAGGATCGTTCGGGCTGTCAATTGGTCAAAACGGCTGTGCTGGTGTGTACCCAGCAATGCTTGCGGTCATGATTGCGCCGACGGTTGGGGTTAATCCTTTAAGTCCATCTTTTATCTTCACATTGATCGCAGTTGTTGCGATTAGTTCCTTTGGGGTTGCAGGAGTCGGAGGGGGAGCTACCTTTGCTGCCATCCTCGTTCTATCAGCTATGAATTTACCAGTCGGCTTAGCCGGACTCCTTATTTCAATTGAGCCGCTCATCGACATGGGGAGAACGGCAGTTAATGTCAGCGGCAGTATGACAGCAGGAGTTTTAACCGATAAAGTTACGAATGGATTGGATCAATCGGTCTACGACACACCAACAAATCATGCAGAAGCTTAA
- a CDS encoding acyl-CoA dehydrogenase family protein: MWDIHKPLIQNDRQYNLYKIAEELSGKVKLRATETDQQAAFSQENLYDLKEAGYLSLTLPGQYGGQNLSLYEFVLLQERLAVGDGSVALSIGWHLGIVMELRDEQLWKPETLKWLANEISKQKKLVNRAATERATGSPTRGGIPETRAVPSEGSYLINGRKTFTTMADVLDYFIVSAFIEEEESIGWFIIEKGQDGVDVDYTWDTLGMRGTGSDDLVLTNVKVPVDRLVEIKDPTKKEPALPKGWLLHIPACYLGIAIAARNEALEFAKSYQPNSLTTTISKVPHIQQKIGEMDLELLYARHFMYSIAEKWDKEPENRMALGPELAAVKTIATNAAQHVVDLAMKIAGGRGLSKNANFERYYRDVRAGLHNPPMDDAVIGMLAARAIND, encoded by the coding sequence ATGTGGGATATACATAAACCATTAATTCAAAACGACCGACAATATAATTTGTATAAAATTGCGGAAGAATTATCCGGAAAAGTAAAACTACGAGCCACTGAAACGGACCAACAGGCTGCATTCTCGCAGGAAAACCTTTACGACTTGAAAGAAGCCGGTTATTTAAGCTTAACCTTACCAGGACAATATGGCGGACAGAATCTTTCGTTATATGAGTTTGTCCTTTTACAAGAAAGACTTGCGGTCGGAGATGGATCGGTGGCTTTATCAATCGGATGGCATCTTGGGATCGTAATGGAGTTAAGGGATGAACAACTGTGGAAACCTGAAACATTAAAATGGTTGGCAAACGAAATCAGCAAACAAAAAAAGCTGGTAAACCGGGCAGCGACTGAACGTGCAACCGGGAGTCCGACAAGGGGAGGAATTCCTGAAACTCGAGCGGTTCCAAGTGAAGGTAGCTATCTAATCAATGGACGAAAAACGTTTACAACAATGGCGGATGTTTTAGATTATTTTATCGTTTCAGCTTTTATTGAAGAGGAGGAGTCGATCGGCTGGTTTATCATCGAAAAAGGCCAGGACGGTGTTGATGTTGATTACACGTGGGATACGCTCGGAATGAGAGGAACAGGGAGTGATGACCTCGTTTTAACGAATGTAAAAGTGCCTGTCGATCGACTCGTTGAAATAAAGGATCCAACGAAAAAAGAGCCTGCTCTGCCTAAAGGGTGGCTATTGCATATTCCAGCGTGCTATTTAGGAATTGCAATTGCAGCACGAAATGAAGCGCTCGAATTTGCTAAAAGCTATCAACCGAACAGTCTGACTACCACGATTTCCAAAGTCCCACATATCCAGCAAAAAATCGGTGAAATGGACCTTGAGCTATTGTATGCACGCCACTTTATGTATTCAATTGCGGAAAAGTGGGATAAAGAACCTGAAAATCGAATGGCTCTTGGTCCAGAACTGGCTGCTGTCAAGACTATTGCAACAAATGCTGCACAGCATGTTGTCGATTTGGCTATGAAAATAGCTGGCGGAAGAGGTTTATCAAAAAATGCAAACTTCGAACGATATTACCGGGATGTGAGAGCAGGTTTACACAATCCCCCTATGGACGATGCAGTCATCGGAATGCTTGCCGCAAGAGCAATCAATGATTAA
- a CDS encoding nuclease-related domain-containing protein: protein MNVKKRTESPELLTLSSLNGRMKLTGKWMLQYSNLEKGFEGERKFDEWLVTLPSTHLILNDLLLEHKNSQFQIDSSIICQKTIFNINVKNFEGDYYIDGEKWFTKSGKEINNPFHQLDRSESLLRLLLNELGYKNFRLEKYLVFINPEFHLYQAPLKLPMVFPTQINRFIHQISNSPSKISHTHKNLAEKIVSLHSSRPQNLRLPEYSYGQLKKGVSCKSCCSFMVEQKNDFIICNKCGTSEGMVVAVLRNADELKLLFPDIKITTSILYDWCQVIKSKKNIQRILSYHFNMKGVGRSSYYVKKNAK from the coding sequence ATGAATGTCAAAAAACGAACGGAAAGTCCAGAGCTACTGACTTTGAGCTCGTTGAATGGCCGAATGAAGTTAACGGGTAAATGGATGCTACAATATTCTAATTTGGAGAAAGGATTTGAAGGAGAACGGAAATTTGATGAATGGCTAGTAACCCTCCCCAGCACTCACCTCATATTAAATGATTTGCTGTTAGAACACAAGAACTCCCAATTCCAGATTGATTCATCGATCATTTGTCAAAAGACGATCTTCAACATCAATGTAAAAAATTTCGAAGGTGACTATTATATTGACGGGGAAAAGTGGTTTACCAAATCCGGAAAAGAAATTAATAATCCGTTCCACCAATTGGATCGGAGTGAATCATTATTAAGGCTATTGCTTAATGAACTCGGTTACAAAAACTTTCGCTTGGAAAAGTATCTTGTTTTTATAAACCCCGAATTTCACCTATATCAAGCTCCACTAAAGCTACCTATGGTTTTTCCAACTCAAATCAATCGTTTTATACATCAAATTTCCAATTCACCCTCAAAAATATCCCATACGCATAAGAATCTAGCAGAAAAAATAGTTTCACTGCATTCTAGCCGACCACAAAACCTACGATTACCCGAATATAGCTATGGACAACTAAAAAAAGGGGTTTCTTGTAAAAGCTGCTGTTCTTTTATGGTGGAACAGAAAAACGACTTCATCATATGTAACAAGTGCGGAACGTCAGAAGGGATGGTGGTAGCCGTTTTGCGAAATGCGGATGAACTCAAGCTTCTTTTCCCAGATATAAAAATTACAACGAGCATATTGTATGATTGGTGCCAAGTTATTAAATCAAAGAAGAACATCCAACGAATTCTCTCCTATCACTTTAATATGAAAGGAGTAGGTCGGTCCTCTTATTATGTAAAAAAGAATGCTAAATAG
- a CDS encoding OsmC family protein, which yields MAVHSFFLIASWPGLRNDVGEIESENLQTKVSIPKEMDGPGVGTNPDEMLLGAAATCYIITLAAMMERSKLEKRQLTMESEGLVDVTNGVITYKKIIHRPYIVLKADTTENDKRLVLKLAEKAERSCMISRALKGNVIIELKPTIE from the coding sequence ATGGCAGTACATAGCTTTTTTCTTATAGCAAGTTGGCCGGGACTTCGAAATGATGTAGGAGAGATTGAATCAGAGAATTTACAGACGAAGGTTTCGATCCCCAAGGAGATGGATGGTCCTGGTGTCGGAACGAATCCAGATGAAATGCTGCTAGGTGCAGCAGCAACCTGCTATATCATAACCCTTGCAGCTATGATGGAACGTAGTAAGTTGGAGAAAAGACAATTGACCATGGAGTCTGAAGGGCTTGTGGATGTGACCAACGGCGTAATCACATACAAAAAAATCATTCATCGCCCTTATATTGTTCTGAAGGCAGATACTACTGAAAACGATAAACGGCTAGTACTTAAGCTAGCAGAGAAAGCGGAAAGGTCATGTATGATTTCACGGGCACTAAAAGGGAATGTAATCATTGAATTGAAACCGACTATTGAATAA
- a CDS encoding CBO0543 family protein: protein MHLIFISIFLMAALKWGDWKRWRDYYPTILFLITGDLLYNFLFFNHSMWAYQETIFLEDILTKHTIISLMIMFIVYPSTVLIYLGKFPHEQGKQILWIMFWILIYVVVEFINSRFLHLINHQNGWNNWWSLAFNVVMFVMLRVHHKNPLIAWGLSLLWILFLWNMFKIPFEILK, encoded by the coding sequence ATGCATTTGATCTTTATCAGTATTTTTCTGATGGCAGCATTAAAGTGGGGAGATTGGAAACGATGGCGAGATTATTATCCGACCATCTTATTTTTAATTACTGGGGATCTTCTTTATAACTTCCTTTTCTTTAATCATAGTATGTGGGCCTATCAAGAAACGATTTTTTTGGAGGATATCTTAACCAAACACACTATCATTTCACTTATGATCATGTTCATTGTATACCCATCAACGGTATTGATATATCTTGGGAAATTCCCACATGAACAAGGGAAGCAAATACTTTGGATTATGTTCTGGATTCTAATTTATGTTGTAGTTGAATTTATCAATTCACGTTTTTTACATTTAATCAATCACCAAAATGGTTGGAATAATTGGTGGTCGCTTGCATTTAACGTAGTGATGTTTGTAATGTTGCGAGTCCATCATAAAAATCCATTAATCGCTTGGGGATTATCTTTGCTATGGATCCTATTCTTATGGAACATGTTTAAAATTCCATTTGAAATATTAAAGTAG